The following proteins come from a genomic window of Maribacter algicola:
- a CDS encoding DUF3817 domain-containing protein codes for MLKAFRITAILEGISYLALFGVTMPLKYWAEIPEPNKWVGYAHGFLFIAFILLSIIVCYNKKWGFKRLAIFGIASLLPFATFYVEEKYLR; via the coding sequence ATGCTCAAAGCCTTTAGAATCACTGCCATTTTAGAAGGAATATCCTATTTGGCCTTATTTGGAGTGACCATGCCCCTGAAGTATTGGGCGGAAATTCCCGAGCCCAACAAATGGGTGGGGTATGCCCATGGCTTTTTGTTTATAGCTTTTATTTTATTGTCCATCATTGTTTGCTACAACAAAAAATGGGGATTTAAACGCTTGGCAATTTTTGGAATTGCCTCCTTGCTTCCATTTGCAACTTTTTATGTAGAGGAAAAATATCTACGGTAG
- a CDS encoding amidohydrolase, with protein MRKSISMLLVLCTSVLSLSAQKTKKDVLKSLDQKSESYGEISQEIWNLAEMGYQEVKSSALLQKTLEEAGFTIETGVAGIPTAFIAEYGSGSPVVAIMGEYDALPGLSQEAVAEKKSAGGAAGHACGHHLFGTASTAAAIATKDWMVANNKQGTIRFYGTPAEEGGSGKVYMVRAGLFNDVDIALHWHPGAQNASNAGAALANKSAKFRFHGFSAHAAAAPEQGRSALDGVEAMNMMVNMMREHVPSDARIHYVITSGGKAPNVVPDFAEVYYYARHAKRDVVIDIFDRIVKAAEGAAMGTGTTVDYEMIGGTHELLPNLTLQKVMFDNLTEVGGFDYTPEEKEFADKIAKSMGKNQADISVAQNIQPYKTEAKPGGSTDVGDVSFTVPTVGMSAATWVPGTPAHSWQAVAAGGTSIGKKGMMVAAKTLTLTAIDIFSDKKLVEAAKAEFLEKRGADFKYIPLLGNREPALDYRN; from the coding sequence ATGCGAAAATCAATCTCAATGCTCTTAGTTCTATGTACCTCTGTACTTTCTTTGAGCGCTCAAAAAACAAAAAAAGATGTTCTAAAGTCCTTGGACCAAAAAAGTGAATCCTACGGGGAAATCTCGCAGGAAATTTGGAACCTGGCCGAGATGGGGTATCAGGAAGTAAAAAGCTCCGCGTTATTACAAAAAACGTTGGAAGAAGCCGGATTCACTATTGAAACGGGCGTAGCGGGCATTCCAACGGCCTTTATTGCCGAGTATGGCAGCGGAAGTCCGGTAGTGGCCATAATGGGCGAATACGACGCGCTTCCGGGACTTTCACAGGAGGCGGTGGCCGAGAAAAAATCGGCTGGAGGTGCTGCCGGTCATGCATGTGGGCACCACCTATTTGGTACAGCTTCTACTGCGGCAGCCATAGCTACCAAGGATTGGATGGTGGCCAACAATAAACAAGGGACTATTCGGTTTTATGGAACACCAGCGGAAGAGGGCGGATCGGGAAAAGTGTATATGGTAAGGGCCGGACTTTTTAACGATGTGGATATTGCACTGCATTGGCATCCAGGTGCCCAAAATGCATCAAATGCGGGTGCTGCACTCGCAAATAAATCGGCAAAGTTTCGTTTCCATGGATTTTCTGCCCATGCAGCTGCCGCGCCCGAACAGGGGCGTTCCGCCTTGGACGGTGTGGAGGCCATGAACATGATGGTCAATATGATGCGGGAACATGTTCCATCTGATGCAAGAATTCATTATGTTATAACCTCCGGTGGTAAGGCGCCCAATGTGGTTCCAGATTTTGCCGAAGTCTATTATTATGCACGCCATGCGAAAAGGGATGTGGTCATCGATATTTTTGATAGGATCGTGAAAGCTGCCGAAGGGGCCGCGATGGGAACGGGGACTACCGTTGATTACGAGATGATCGGAGGTACCCATGAACTATTACCCAACCTTACCCTACAGAAAGTGATGTTCGACAATCTAACCGAAGTCGGAGGTTTTGATTATACACCTGAAGAGAAGGAATTTGCTGATAAAATAGCGAAATCCATGGGTAAGAATCAGGCCGATATAAGTGTTGCCCAAAACATTCAACCTTACAAAACCGAAGCAAAACCGGGAGGTTCCACCGATGTGGGCGATGTAAGCTTTACTGTGCCAACCGTAGGAATGAGCGCCGCCACGTGGGTGCCAGGTACACCGGCGCATAGTTGGCAGGCCGTAGCGGCGGGAGGTACTTCCATTGGTAAGAAAGGCATGATGGTCGCCGCAAAGACCCTGACCTTAACAGCCATAGATATTTTTTCCGATAAAAAATTGGTGGAGGCCGCCAAGGCCGAATTCTTAGAAAAACGGGGAGCCGACTTCAAATACATTCCGCTTTTGGGAAATCGGGAGCCTGCCTTGGATTATAGGAATTAA
- a CDS encoding NAD(P)/FAD-dependent oxidoreductase has protein sequence MNIPRSNNPRIVIIGGGFGGIALAQKLRKQEVQVVLLDKNNYHTFQPLLYQVSTGGLEPDSIAYPLRKVLIGYDNFFFRLAEVTEILPEKQLLKTSIGEISYDYLVVATGSETNFFGNTELEQHAMAMKSIPQSLNLRSLILENFEQALLTDEYHERDALMNFVIVGGGPTGVELAGALAEIKKGILPKDYPDLDTRRAQINLIQGGDRILDAMSEKASEKAEQFLEDLGVQVWKNVRVTGYDGKTVRTKTDLVFETATLIWAAGVKGATIKGLDAKELIAGGNRLSVNEFNQVIGYPNIFAIGDIACMQSEEAPRGHPMMAQPAIQQGRKLGENLVRLINGKSLEPFVYKDKGSMATVGRNKAVCDLKHIRFQGVFAWFVWMFVHLFFLIGFRNRVVVFINWVYNYIRFDREARLIIRPFKRNYDQFRD, from the coding sequence ATGAACATACCTCGTTCCAATAATCCTAGAATTGTAATCATTGGAGGGGGCTTTGGAGGAATTGCCTTGGCTCAAAAACTACGGAAACAAGAAGTACAGGTGGTACTCTTGGACAAGAACAATTATCATACGTTTCAGCCCTTGCTTTATCAAGTATCCACGGGCGGATTGGAACCGGATTCCATAGCCTATCCCTTAAGAAAGGTATTGATTGGTTATGATAATTTCTTTTTTAGACTTGCCGAGGTTACCGAAATACTTCCTGAAAAGCAACTTCTAAAAACCTCCATTGGAGAGATATCATACGATTATTTAGTGGTCGCTACGGGTTCTGAGACCAATTTCTTTGGCAATACGGAATTGGAACAGCACGCCATGGCTATGAAATCCATACCGCAGTCCTTGAACCTAAGAAGCCTCATTCTGGAGAATTTTGAACAGGCACTATTAACGGATGAATACCACGAACGTGATGCGCTTATGAATTTTGTAATCGTTGGGGGAGGACCTACGGGAGTAGAACTGGCTGGTGCCTTGGCCGAAATAAAAAAAGGAATTCTTCCCAAGGATTACCCTGATTTGGATACTAGAAGAGCACAGATAAACTTGATTCAAGGAGGAGACCGAATATTAGATGCTATGAGCGAAAAGGCCTCTGAGAAGGCGGAGCAATTTTTGGAAGATCTTGGCGTACAGGTTTGGAAAAATGTGAGGGTAACCGGTTATGACGGAAAAACCGTGCGGACCAAAACAGATTTAGTCTTTGAGACAGCCACCTTAATTTGGGCGGCCGGGGTGAAAGGAGCCACGATTAAGGGTCTGGATGCCAAGGAGCTGATTGCTGGTGGCAATCGATTGTCTGTCAATGAATTCAATCAGGTAATTGGATACCCGAATATTTTTGCCATAGGCGACATTGCATGTATGCAAAGTGAAGAGGCACCTAGGGGGCATCCTATGATGGCGCAACCGGCCATTCAACAGGGCAGAAAACTGGGTGAAAATTTGGTCCGACTCATAAACGGCAAGTCGCTTGAACCTTTTGTATATAAGGATAAAGGCAGCATGGCCACAGTGGGTAGGAATAAGGCCGTATGTGATTTAAAGCATATTCGGTTTCAAGGTGTTTTTGCTTGGTTTGTTTGGATGTTCGTGCATCTATTTTTCCTTATAGGCTTTAGAAACAGGGTTGTGGTATTTATTAACTGGGTGTATAATTATATCCGTTTTGATCGGGAGGCACGTCTGATTATCAGACCTTTTAAAAGGAATTACGACCAGTTTAGGGATTGA
- the msrB gene encoding peptide-methionine (R)-S-oxide reductase MsrB, which yields MKISAVLIVLTLLTGCKGVSQEKDMVKNEGQKQSKSFKVEKTETEWKAELTDAEFYVLRKAATENPFTSELLDNKKKGTYVCAGCGTPLFKSDTKFDSGTGWPSFYQEIEGNVGYDVDYKIGYKRTEEHCATCGGHLGHVFEDGPAPTGLRHCINGVALNFVED from the coding sequence ATGAAAATCTCTGCAGTACTTATAGTTTTGACACTTTTAACCGGTTGCAAAGGCGTCTCACAGGAAAAAGATATGGTCAAAAATGAAGGCCAGAAACAGAGCAAAAGCTTCAAGGTTGAAAAAACGGAGACGGAATGGAAAGCGGAATTGACGGATGCCGAGTTTTATGTCTTGAGGAAGGCCGCAACGGAGAATCCTTTTACCAGTGAACTCTTGGACAATAAGAAAAAAGGAACCTACGTGTGTGCTGGATGCGGTACCCCGCTTTTTAAAAGCGATACCAAATTTGATTCCGGTACCGGATGGCCCAGTTTTTATCAAGAGATTGAAGGAAACGTGGGGTACGATGTGGATTACAAGATTGGTTACAAACGAACCGAGGAACACTGCGCCACCTGTGGTGGGCACTTGGGCCATGTTTTTGAGGACGGCCCTGCCCCAACGGGTCTAAGACATTGCATTAATGGCGTCGCGTTAAATTTCGTCGAGGATTAA
- a CDS encoding porin family protein: MKKIVFLVSFFLMGYYTVTAQEITRFGAKAGFNLSTLGGDALYSFDPKAGFHLGGVLEIPFSDNIIIQPEALISLQGSGGFFQDDLNFWYLNIPVMAKYNVFDELYIEAGPYLGLLLSNNLDGNTFVGGQTFDETNGLDLGLGIGAGYRLDENFYFQARYSAGLINAIEDLKTKNRVFALSVVYFL; the protein is encoded by the coding sequence ATGAAAAAAATAGTTTTTTTGGTGTCCTTCTTCCTAATGGGATACTACACGGTGACTGCACAGGAAATTACAAGATTTGGAGCAAAAGCAGGATTTAATCTTTCCACGCTGGGAGGGGACGCTCTGTATAGTTTTGACCCAAAAGCTGGTTTTCACTTAGGAGGTGTTTTGGAAATTCCGTTCAGTGATAACATAATCATTCAGCCGGAAGCACTTATTTCCCTTCAAGGAAGCGGCGGTTTTTTTCAGGACGATTTGAATTTTTGGTATTTGAACATTCCAGTAATGGCCAAGTATAATGTATTTGATGAACTATACATAGAAGCAGGTCCTTATCTTGGTTTATTGTTGTCAAATAATTTAGACGGAAACACTTTTGTGGGTGGTCAGACCTTTGACGAAACTAACGGACTTGACCTAGGTCTGGGAATTGGTGCGGGGTATCGTTTGGATGAAAATTTCTATTTCCAAGCTAGATATTCAGCTGGATTGATAAATGCCATAGAAGACCTCAAAACCAAAAACAGGGTATTTGCGCTTTCCGTAGTATATTTTCTATAA
- the aroQ gene encoding type II 3-dehydroquinate dehydratase produces the protein MKLIIINGPNLNLLGKREPEVYGHKTFEDYFSELQFRFKDVELEYFQSNIEGELITKLQQVGFQYDGIVLNAAAYTHTSVGLGDAVKAINTPVVEVHISNTYNREDYRHVSYISPGAKGVILGFGLQSYDLAIRSFL, from the coding sequence ATGAAGCTTATAATAATCAATGGCCCTAATCTCAACCTATTGGGAAAAAGGGAACCTGAAGTTTACGGTCACAAAACCTTTGAAGATTACTTTTCTGAACTGCAATTTCGTTTTAAGGATGTGGAATTGGAGTATTTCCAATCCAATATTGAAGGTGAGCTGATTACCAAGTTGCAGCAAGTAGGTTTTCAGTACGATGGTATCGTATTAAATGCCGCGGCCTATACACATACGTCGGTTGGATTGGGCGATGCCGTAAAGGCAATAAATACACCTGTTGTTGAGGTGCATATTTCCAACACGTACAATCGGGAGGATTATCGGCATGTTTCCTACATTTCCCCTGGGGCAAAAGGGGTGATTTTAGGTTTTGGGCTACAGAGTTACGACTTGGCTATCCGCAGTTTTTTATAA
- a CDS encoding PQQ-dependent sugar dehydrogenase, which translates to MKKSFSILTLVFIFIFSSCSNSDDINLKPIEDESVTIVNTFPNLSFSRPLDLQSPNDGTNRIFVVEQRGTIKVFENDTEVTESRTFFDMSGNIASSDELGLLGLAFHPNFESNGYFYVCYTPSSDLSVVSRFKTMDNDPNMADPSSETLLLQIPQPYTNHNGGQLGFGPDGYLYIASGDGGSGGDPDGNAQNLGNLLGAILRIDVDNTGNGLNYAIPNDNPFVDTENARPEIYAYGLRNPWRFSFDVRNGNLWTGDVGQGEKEEINIIESGGNYGWNILEGTSCYNAMDCDDSGTITPVFEYDHSNNDRSVTGGYVYRGSLNPSLVGYYIYGDFISGRIWALDNVSGSMASNKLLFETSLPIASFGTDQENELYICSFDGNIYKIVEQSLP; encoded by the coding sequence ATGAAAAAATCGTTTTCTATTTTGACCCTTGTTTTTATTTTCATTTTCTCGTCCTGTAGTAATTCCGATGATATAAATCTTAAACCAATTGAGGATGAAAGCGTTACGATAGTAAATACCTTTCCCAATCTTTCCTTTTCAAGGCCCTTAGATCTGCAAAGCCCCAATGATGGTACCAATAGGATTTTTGTGGTTGAACAACGAGGGACCATAAAGGTATTCGAGAACGATACTGAAGTCACAGAATCAAGAACGTTTTTTGATATGAGCGGAAACATTGCCAGTTCAGACGAACTCGGGTTATTGGGCCTGGCCTTTCACCCAAATTTTGAATCGAACGGTTACTTCTACGTTTGCTATACTCCCTCAAGCGATTTGAGTGTAGTTTCCCGTTTTAAAACAATGGATAACGACCCTAATATGGCAGATCCAAGCAGTGAGACGCTGTTGTTGCAAATTCCCCAGCCTTATACCAACCATAATGGAGGTCAGCTTGGATTTGGACCCGATGGTTATCTATACATAGCATCCGGTGACGGAGGATCAGGGGGCGACCCTGATGGAAACGCACAGAATTTAGGAAACCTTTTGGGAGCAATCTTGCGCATTGATGTTGACAATACGGGTAATGGTCTTAATTATGCCATTCCTAACGACAATCCATTTGTGGATACTGAAAATGCCAGACCTGAAATCTATGCCTATGGCCTTAGAAATCCATGGCGCTTTTCCTTTGATGTACGGAACGGGAATTTATGGACAGGTGATGTGGGTCAAGGCGAAAAGGAGGAAATCAATATTATAGAATCTGGAGGAAACTATGGCTGGAACATCTTGGAGGGAACTTCGTGCTATAACGCAATGGATTGCGATGACTCTGGTACAATTACCCCTGTTTTTGAATATGATCACAGCAATAATGATAGGTCCGTAACTGGAGGATACGTGTATAGGGGAAGCCTAAACCCCTCCTTGGTTGGGTATTATATTTATGGGGACTTCATATCCGGCAGGATATGGGCCTTGGACAATGTATCCGGCTCCATGGCATCCAATAAATTATTGTTCGAAACTAGTTTGCCTATAGCTTCCTTTGGAACGGACCAAGAAAACGAACTTTATATCTGTAGTTTCGATGGTAATATTTACAAGATAGTAGAACAAAGTCTACCGTAG
- a CDS encoding collagen-like protein, translating into MKKTTILLSTFLAFFFMACEGPQGPPGFDGLDGRDGIDGQDGINILGKVVDIQGTFDAGNDYSIFYEFPQSIEVFETDVVLVYLLWDQTEDGNGDPVDIWRLMPQTRIIDQGLLQYNYDYTFFDVSIFLEADFDLATLLPGDTDNQVFRIAVLPAEAAQSGKLDVSNINSVMSRLGVTEKDVQKVDL; encoded by the coding sequence ATGAAAAAAACAACGATTCTACTCAGTACATTTTTGGCATTCTTTTTTATGGCCTGCGAAGGACCTCAGGGGCCTCCGGGTTTTGATGGTTTGGACGGGCGTGATGGTATCGATGGCCAAGACGGGATAAACATTTTAGGGAAGGTGGTTGATATACAAGGTACGTTTGATGCGGGAAATGATTATTCCATATTTTATGAATTTCCACAATCCATTGAGGTTTTTGAGACCGATGTCGTATTGGTATACCTATTATGGGACCAAACAGAGGATGGAAATGGGGACCCAGTTGATATTTGGAGGTTGATGCCGCAAACCAGAATCATCGACCAAGGCCTACTTCAGTATAATTATGATTATACGTTTTTTGACGTGAGTATTTTCTTGGAGGCCGACTTTGACTTGGCCACCCTACTACCAGGGGATACGGACAACCAAGTTTTTAGAATAGCCGTATTGCCTGCCGAGGCCGCACAAAGTGGAAAATTGGATGTTTCCAATATAAACTCGGTCATGAGCAGACTTGGAGTCACTGAAAAGGATGTGCAAAAAGTCGATTTATAA
- a CDS encoding RNA polymerase sigma factor, with translation MDKELEHSFVTELQDNQNIVHKVCTLYTNDKESHNDLFQEITIQLWKAYPKFRGEAKFSTWMYRVALNTAITLYRKSKRRIDTEDYESVIFKIKADEYDETEEQQLKLMYKAVRQLGDIDKALVFMYLEDKNYTEIAETLGITEVNARVKMNRIKTKLRTILNP, from the coding sequence GTGGATAAAGAACTGGAACATAGTTTTGTGACAGAGCTGCAGGACAATCAAAATATTGTCCACAAAGTATGTACGTTGTATACAAATGACAAGGAATCTCACAATGACCTGTTTCAAGAAATAACTATTCAATTATGGAAGGCCTACCCCAAGTTTAGGGGAGAAGCCAAGTTCAGCACTTGGATGTACAGGGTAGCACTTAATACTGCGATTACTCTCTATAGAAAATCCAAAAGAAGAATTGATACGGAGGATTATGAGTCGGTCATTTTTAAAATAAAGGCCGATGAATATGATGAAACGGAAGAGCAACAATTAAAATTAATGTACAAGGCCGTACGGCAATTGGGCGATATTGACAAAGCGTTGGTATTTATGTATTTGGAAGATAAAAATTATACGGAAATCGCAGAAACATTGGGTATTACAGAGGTAAATGCCCGTGTAAAGATGAACCGTATCAAAACAAAGTTAAGAACTATTTTGAACCCTTAG
- the xerD gene encoding site-specific tyrosine recombinase XerD: MEWKNALIDYGNYLKLERGLAHNSIKNYIMDVEKLIAFLSDYQIKESPTTISKDILQQFIYEVAKVLNPRSQARIISGLKSFFNYMVFEDYRQDNPLDLIESPKIGRKLPDTLSEAEINNLIENIDLSKPEGERNRAMLETLYGCGLRVSELIGLKISDLFFEEDFIKVTGKGDKQRFVPISDINKKYINIYRKEVRIHLNIQKGFEDTLFLNRRGRQLTRAMVFTIVKNLAEKIGLHKNISPHTFRHSFATHLLENGADLRAIQQMLGHESITTTEVYMHVDRTHLAEVLNKFHPRK; this comes from the coding sequence ATGGAATGGAAAAATGCTCTAATTGATTATGGTAATTATCTAAAATTGGAACGTGGCTTAGCCCATAATTCCATTAAAAATTACATAATGGACGTGGAGAAACTTATTGCTTTCCTTTCGGATTATCAAATTAAGGAATCCCCAACAACCATTTCAAAAGATATCCTGCAACAGTTCATATACGAGGTAGCCAAGGTGCTAAATCCTCGTTCACAGGCACGCATCATATCCGGTCTTAAAAGTTTTTTCAATTATATGGTCTTCGAGGATTATAGGCAGGACAACCCCTTGGATCTGATAGAATCTCCCAAAATAGGCAGAAAATTGCCGGACACCCTTTCCGAAGCGGAAATTAATAATCTCATAGAAAATATCGATTTGAGCAAACCCGAAGGCGAACGAAACCGGGCCATGCTAGAAACCTTATACGGTTGTGGCCTTCGCGTATCGGAACTTATCGGTTTAAAAATATCCGACCTATTTTTTGAGGAGGATTTTATCAAGGTGACAGGTAAAGGAGACAAACAACGATTTGTTCCAATCAGCGACATCAACAAAAAATATATCAATATCTACAGAAAGGAAGTACGAATCCACCTAAATATTCAAAAAGGTTTTGAAGATACCCTTTTCCTGAACAGAAGGGGCAGGCAATTGACAAGGGCCATGGTATTTACCATAGTTAAAAATCTTGCCGAAAAAATAGGGCTGCACAAAAATATCAGTCCACATACCTTTCGACATTCCTTTGCCACCCATTTATTGGAAAATGGTGCCGATCTTAGGGCGATCCAACAAATGCTGGGACATGAGAGCATTACGACAACGGAGGTATACATGCACGTTGATAGAACGCATTTGGCGGAAGTTCTAAATAAATTCCATCCAAGAAAATAA
- the lpdA gene encoding dihydrolipoyl dehydrogenase: MSTFDVIVLGSGPGGYVTAIRASQLGFKTAIIEKENLGGVCLNWGCIPTKALLKSAQVFEYLQHAGDYGLKAEGVDKDFDAVIKRSRGVADGMSKGVQFLMKKNKIEVINGFGTLKPGKKVSVKSEDGKETEYSAEHIVIATGARSRELPSLPQDGKKIIGYREAMTLAEQPKKMIVVGSGAIGIEFAYFYNSMGTEVTVVEYLPNIVPVEDEDVSKQLERSFKKAGVKIMTSAEVTAVDTSGNGVKATVKTAKGEEVLEADIVLSAVGIKTNIENIGLEAVGIATDRDKIMVNDYYQTNIPGYYAIGDVTPGQALAHVASAEGILCVEKIAGMHVEPLDYGNIPGCTYCSPEIASVGLTEKQAKEKGFDIKVGKFPFSASGKAKASGASDGFVKVIFDAKYGEWLGCHMIGAGVTDMIAEAVVARKLETTGHEVLKAVHPHPTMSEAVMEAVADAYGEVIHL, from the coding sequence ATGAGCACTTTTGATGTCATTGTTTTGGGTAGTGGGCCCGGTGGCTACGTTACCGCTATTAGAGCTTCCCAGCTAGGTTTTAAGACCGCCATTATTGAAAAGGAAAATTTAGGTGGTGTCTGTCTAAATTGGGGCTGTATACCAACAAAGGCATTACTTAAATCGGCTCAAGTATTCGAATACCTACAGCACGCTGGTGATTACGGTCTTAAAGCTGAAGGTGTGGATAAGGATTTTGACGCCGTTATCAAAAGAAGTAGAGGTGTTGCCGATGGGATGAGCAAAGGGGTCCAATTCTTGATGAAGAAGAATAAAATAGAGGTTATCAACGGTTTTGGTACGTTGAAACCAGGGAAAAAGGTCTCTGTAAAATCCGAGGATGGCAAAGAAACCGAATATAGCGCGGAACATATTGTTATCGCTACTGGTGCAAGAAGCAGGGAATTACCCAGTTTGCCTCAGGATGGGAAGAAAATAATTGGATATAGGGAAGCCATGACCCTCGCCGAGCAACCCAAGAAAATGATCGTTGTAGGTAGTGGGGCCATAGGCATCGAATTTGCCTATTTCTATAATTCCATGGGTACGGAGGTAACTGTTGTGGAATATTTGCCCAACATCGTTCCCGTTGAGGACGAGGATGTATCTAAGCAATTGGAACGAAGCTTTAAAAAGGCGGGGGTAAAAATCATGACTTCTGCAGAAGTAACCGCTGTGGATACTTCAGGAAATGGCGTAAAAGCGACCGTTAAAACGGCCAAAGGTGAAGAGGTTTTGGAAGCGGATATAGTATTGTCAGCTGTCGGCATAAAAACAAACATCGAAAATATTGGATTGGAGGCCGTTGGAATTGCTACGGATAGGGACAAGATTATGGTGAACGATTATTACCAAACCAATATTCCAGGGTATTACGCGATTGGAGACGTAACACCAGGACAAGCTTTGGCCCATGTGGCATCGGCAGAAGGTATTCTTTGTGTTGAAAAGATTGCAGGAATGCATGTGGAACCCTTGGATTATGGAAACATCCCCGGATGCACCTATTGCTCTCCAGAAATTGCTTCCGTGGGACTTACCGAAAAACAGGCCAAGGAGAAAGGTTTTGATATCAAGGTTGGAAAGTTTCCTTTCTCCGCTAGCGGAAAAGCAAAGGCATCAGGAGCCTCCGACGGATTTGTAAAAGTGATTTTTGATGCAAAATATGGTGAGTGGCTAGGTTGCCACATGATAGGTGCCGGTGTTACTGATATGATTGCCGAAGCCGTTGTAGCAAGAAAGCTAGAAACAACCGGTCATGAAGTCTTAAAGGCCGTACATCCCCACCCTACCATGAGCGAAGCGGTCATGGAAGCCGTAGCGGATGCCTATGGTGAGGTAATTCACTTATAA